From the genome of Pungitius pungitius chromosome 21, fPunPun2.1, whole genome shotgun sequence, one region includes:
- the dclre1a gene encoding DNA cross-link repair 1A protein isoform X2 has product MSQQDDSENDIWEYKPLGKKKKTRESPSVKRRRDVTVPRTTGTPNCVPVTSTDVKVKTARSGYCRKVCANNPRSFGSHDVPSKASPASDTAQTDNAAEGQFSGDFCPVCQMPFSILVVQTQRWHVAECLDTPRDTCKECPNGLQCFSTIPNHFKKFNHTLLAHSRANSGMSPLDPSQRAESSGPTSALSLSALSTRSVSPHSDLGGTPASKLANGLLLLRSPGPEDFKKKKGWSTPTKSPKSISSSQESRRGLSSTPVEAPRGIKACEGLLKSKSSPDNDGAISYSPLSEFPGETEVNGNDCRKALFNKDTFEKEDENSMLFFGDSFSSDDELLTDFVDRLETNKVQVKEPLSFSTQLYSVTSSPPTNQPAASTVANRVDWKGDKEADGKYASAISPRKSSIQSPQSIVLERLRETLLSSDTLPLKNGIDSSTPGPSSQASAVQRSQSMPPQKGQVKAGQASCLKQTDIGVFFGLKPLKAKEKVAESGPDEPGVTSAPGLGDNSGQRRKRKEAPRKSGADAPADSSQGAVAGGDGRAGKARGDAEKRGTRGWRGRRWNRAGTDGDGESPRCPIYKKIPGTKFAVDAFQYGEIQGVAAYFLTHFHSDHYGGLTKKSTLPIYCNRITGNLVKSKLRVAEQYVHVLPMNTKVTVEGITVILLEANHCPGAAMLLFFLPDGQTVLHTGDFRADPSMETYPELLGCRVQTLYLDTTYCSPEYTFPRQQEVINFAANTAFELVTLNPRTLVVCGSYSVGKEKVFLALADVLGSKVCLSRDKYNTMCCLESEQVKESITTDWKAAQVHVLPMMQLSFKKLQDYLARFAGRYDQLVAFKPTGWTFSQQVESVDGIQPQISGNISIYGIPYSEHSSFLEMRRFVQWLRPLKIIPTVNNGSWDSRKAMEQRFSEWLTETRTKI; this is encoded by the exons ATGTCACAGCAAGACGACTCTGAAAATGACATTTGGGAATACAAACCTCtcgggaagaaaaagaagacacgCGAATCACCCTCAGTGAAAAGAAGACGTGACGTCACTGTCCCAAGAACCACCGGGACCCCCAATTGTGTCCCCGTCACGTCCACTGATGTGAAGGTGAAGACAGCTCGAAGTGGCTATTGTAGAAAGGTTTGCGCAAATAACCCTCGCAGTTTCGGGTCCCATGATGTACCCTCAAAGGCATCTCCTGCTAGTGACACGGCGCAAACAGACAATGCTGCAGAGGGACAGTTCTCTGGAGACTTTTGTCCCGTGTGTCAGATGCCCTTTTCCATTCTGGTGGTACAGACTCAGAGGTGGCACGTTGCGGAATGTCTTGACACCCCGAGGGACACATGCAAAG AATGTCCAAATGGCCTCCAGTGCTTCTCTACCATTCCGAACCATTTTAAGAAATTCAACCACACCCTCCTGGCCCATAGTCGAGCAAACAGCGGCATGTCCCCCCTCGATCCGTCCCAGCGGGCAGAGTCGAGCGGACCGACG AGTGCCCTCAGTCTTTCTGCCCTATCGACTCGTAGTGTCTCTCCCCACAGCGATCTCGGTGGAACACCTGCGTCTAAACTTGCAAATGGACTTCTGCTGCTGCGCTCACCCGGCCCAGAGGactttaagaaaaagaaaggctGGTCAACCCCCACTAAAAGCCCAAAATCTATCAGTTCTTCCCAAGAAAGTAGAAGAGGACTTTCATCCACTCCCGTAGAGGCACCGCGGGGAATAAAAGCCTGTGAAGGTTTACTCAAAAGTAAATCTTCCCCTGACAACGATGGCGCAATATCATATTCTCCTCTTTCGGAGTTCCCCGGAGAGACTGAAGTCAATGGCAATGACTGTCGAAAAGCACTTTTTAACAAagatacatttgaaaaagaggACGAAAACTCCATGTTGTTTTTCGGCGACAGTTTCTCAAGTGACGATGAGCTTCTTACTGACTTCGTAGATCGTTTGGAAACCAACAAAGTGCAGGTAAAGGAGCCTTTGTCCTTCAGCACCCAGCTGTATTCAGTTACCTCCTCGCCGCCCACTAATCAGCCGGCTGCCTCTACAGTTGCAAACAGAGTTGATTGGAAAGGTGATAAAGAAGCTGATGGGAAATACGCCAGTGCCATCAGTCCACGTAAAAGCAGTATTCAGTCCCCTCAAAGTATTGTTTTAGAGCGCCTGAGAGAAACGCTTTTAAGCTCAGATACCCTGCCTTTAAAAAACGGGATTGACAGCAGTACTCCGGGTCCTTCATCACAAGCCTCCGCTGTCCAAAGATCTCAGTCCATGCCGCCGCAGAAGGGCCAGGTCAAGGCGGGTCAGGCCTCCTGCCTGAAGCAGACGGACATCGGGGTGTTTTTCGGTCTCAAACCCCTCAAGGCGAAGGAGAAAGTGGCTGAGAGTGGACCGGATGAACCCGGCGTCACGTCTGCTCCGGGACTTGGCGACAACTCCGGACAGAGGCGAAAAAGGAAGGAAGCACCCAGGAAAAGTGGAGCCGACGCACCTGCAGACAGTTCACAGGGAGCAGTGGCTGGAGGTGATGGTCGTGCGGGGAAGGCTCGGGGAGATGCGGAGAAACGTGGGaccagaggatggagaggaagaaggtggaACAGGGCGGGCACCGATGGAGACGGGGAGTCCCCACGTTGTCCCATCTACAAGAAGATTCCAG GCACAAAGTTTGCCGTAGATGCCTTTCAGTATGGAGAGATCCAGGGCGTCGCTGCCTACTTCCTGACACATTTCCACTCAGACCACTACGGAGGTCTGACCAAGAAGTCCACTCTTCCCATCTACTGTAACAGA ATAACCGGAAACCTGGTGAAGAGCAAACTGAGGGTGGCAGAGCAGTACGTCCACGTCCTCCCCATGAACACCAAGGTCACCGTCGAGGGAATCACGGTCATCCTGCTGGAAGCCAACCA TTGTCCAGGAGCTGCCATGCTGCTGTTCTTCCTGCCCGATGGACAGACAGTCCTCCACACGGGAGACTTCCGAGCTGATCCCTCAATGGAGACCTACCCTGAACTACTCGGCTGCAGGGTGCAGACGCTCTACCTCGACACCAC cTACTGCAGCCCCGAGTACACCTTCCCCAGACAGCAAGAGGTCATCAACTTTGCGGCCAACACAGCCTTCGAGCTGGTGACGCTCAACCCACGTACACTTGTGGTGTGTGGATCCTACTCCGTGGGAAAGGAGAAGGTCTTTCTGG CCCTGGCAGACGTCCTGGGGTCCAAGGTGTGTCTCTCGAGAGACAAATACAACACCATGTGCTGTCTGGAGTCGGAGCAAGTCAAGGAAAGTATAACCACCGACTGGAAGGCAGCCCAGGTCCATGTGCTTCCCATGATGCAGCTCTCCTTCAAA AAACTGCAGGACTACCTGGCACGCTTCGCGGGGCGATATGATCAGCTGGTGGCCTTCAAGCCCACAGGTTGGACCTTCAGCCAACAGGTGGAGTCGGTGGACGGCATTCAGCCTCAGATCAGTGGCAACATCTCCATCTATG GGATCCCGTACAGTGAGCACAGCAGCTTTCTGGAGATGAGGCGCTTCGTCCAGTGGCTTCGGCCCCTGAAGATCATCCCCACGGTGAACAACGGCAGCTGGGACAGCAGGAAGGCCATGGAGCAGCGCTTCAGCGAGTGGCTCACGGAAACTAGGACTAAAATCTAG
- the nhlrc2 gene encoding NHL repeat-containing protein 2 isoform X2 — protein sequence MHILPDLHRLEKKHSAEDGLVIVGVHSAKFPNEKALDNVRSAVLRYDICHPVVNDSEARLWHDLEVSCWPTLVLLGPRGNLLFSLVGEGHRDKLALFAAGALRHYGERGLLKTHAVGIKLYRDSLPPSVLSFPGKVAVDDVAKRLAIADTGHHRILVVSSAGRLLHVIGGPKSGRRDGNFSDASFSSPQGVAIKGEAVYVADTENHLIRKIDLSEGQVSTLAGVGAQGTDREGGAVGPQQPISSPWDVTLGCAGGGEGNVLWIAMAGTHQIWALFLADGKLPKGSESKAGTCVRWAGSGNEENRNNAYPHKAGFAQPSGLASAPEEPWGCLYVADSESSTIRTLALKDGAVKSLVGGERDPLNLFAFGDVDGKGVDSKLQHPLGVAWAPEQSRLYVADSYNHKIKVVDPKAKQCITLAGTGEAGDTLGPEFNQSRFNEPGGICVGDGGKLLYVADTNNHQVKVLDLFSKTVSLFPISTDCTDSAAPNPSAPTKAPALPKSAARKDMPPVSVSAGQTLVMSLALSLPEGTKLTEGAPSCWALSAEGNEWLLEGRVVTGDIVDLSKPFSVATKIPAVIKDFHSNPSLTLGVWLYYCLETGNACMMKAASFRQPLEIGADRGADEIQVTLVHAF from the exons ATGCACATCCTGCCCGACCTGCACCGTCTAGAGAAGAAGCACTCTGCCGAAG ATGGATTGGTTATTGTTGGTGTGCACTCTGCTAAATTCCCAAATGAGAAG GCCCTGGACAATGTTCGCAGCGCCGTGCTCCGCTATGACATCTGCCACCCGGTGGTGAACGACAGCGAGGCGCGCCTCTGGCACGACCTGGAGGTGTCCTGCTGGCCCACACTGGTCCTACTGGGCCCACGTGGCaacctgctcttctccctggtGGGCGAAGGCCACCGCGACAAGCTGGCGCTGTTCGCCGCCGGCGCCCTGCGTCACTACGGGGAGCGGGGCCTCCTGAAGACGCACGCTGTGGGGATCAAGCTGTACCGAGACTCCCTGCCTCCCAGCGTCCTGTCTTTCCCCGGGAAGGTGGCCGTGGACGACGTTGCGAAAAGACTGGCCATAGCAGACACCGGACATCACCGGATTCTGGTGGTTTCCTCAGCTGGACGGCTGTTGCACGTCATAGGAG GGCCAAAAAGTGGACGACGAGATGGCAACTTTTCCGACGCTTCCTTCAGCTCCCCTCAAGGTGTGGCCATTAAAGGGGAAGCTGTGTACGTGGCCGACACCGAAAACCACCTGATCCGTAAG ATTGACCTGTCGGAGGGCCAAGTCAGCACTCTGGCTGGAGTAGGAGCTCAAGGCACGGACAGAGAGGGCGGCGCAGTGGGACCCCAGCAGCCCATCAGCTCGCCCTGGGACGTGACTCTCGGCTGCGCAG GCGGAGGCGAAGGTAACGTGCTGTGGATCGCCATGGCAGGGACCCACCAGATCTGGGCTTTGTTCCTAGCAGATGGCAAACTGCCCAAAGGAAG cGAATCCAAGGCGGGAACGTGCGTGCGATGGGCGGGCAGCGGCAACGAGGAGAACCGGAACAACGCGTACCCCCACAAGGCGGGCTTTGCTCAGCCTTCGGGCCTGGCTTCGGCCCCGGAGGAGCCCTGGGGCTGCCTGTACGTGGCCGATAGCGAGAGCAGCACCATCCGCACGCTGGCACTGAAGGATGGAGCCGTCAAGTCGCTGGTCGGAGGAGAGAGGGACCCACTG AACCTTTTTGCTTTCGGGGATGTAGACGGGAAAGGGGTGGATTCCAAGCTGCAGCATCCTCTCGGTGTCGCCTGGGCTCCGGAACAAAGCCGGCTCTATGTGGCCGACTCCTACAACCACAAG ATAAAAGTGGTCGATCCAAAGGCAAAGCAGTGCATCACATTAGCCGGCACCGGAGAGGCCGGGGATACTCTGGGCCCTGAGTTCAACCAGTCCCGCTTCAACGAACCCGGAGGGATCTGCGTCGGCGACGGCGGGAAGCTTCTCTACGTGGCCGATACCAACAACCACCAAGTGAAGGTTCTGGACCTGTTCTCCAAGACCGTTTCGCTG TTCCCCATTTCCACGGACTGCACAGATTCAGCGGCTCCAAACCCATCGGCTCCGACCAAAGCCCCGGCGCTGCCCAAATCCGCTGCCAGGAAAGACATGCCACCGGTGTCGGTGTCGGCGGGCCAGACCCTCGTCATGTCGCTCGCGCTGTCGCTCCCGGAAGGAACCAAACTCACGGAAGGGGCCCCCAGCTGCTGGGCCCTCTCAGCCGAGG gtAACGAATGGCTCCTGGAAGGTCGGGTGGTTACTGGGGACATTGTGGATCTGTCGAAGCCCTTCTCCGTCGCAACCAAAATCCCGGCTGTTATCAAGGACTTCCACAGCAATCCCAGCCTCACTTTGGGTGTCTGGTTGTACTACTGTCTGGAAACGGGTAATGCTTGTATGATGAAAGCGGCCTCCTTCAGGCAGCCTCTTGAAATAGGTGCCGATCGTGGAGCAGATGAAATCCAAGTGACTCTCGTTCATGCATTCTGA
- the dclre1a gene encoding DNA cross-link repair 1A protein isoform X1 produces MSQQDDSENDIWEYKPLGKKKKTRESPSVKRRRDVTVPRTTGTPNCVPVTSTDVKVKTARSGYCRKVCANNPRSFGSHDVPSKASPASDTAQTDNAAEGQFSGDFCPVCQMPFSILVVQTQRWHVAECLDTPRDTCKECPNGLQCFSTIPNHFKKFNHTLLAHSRANSGMSPLDPSQRAESSGPTRLGCLPGAMSNGTDGSFLESSLDSALSLSALSTRSVSPHSDLGGTPASKLANGLLLLRSPGPEDFKKKKGWSTPTKSPKSISSSQESRRGLSSTPVEAPRGIKACEGLLKSKSSPDNDGAISYSPLSEFPGETEVNGNDCRKALFNKDTFEKEDENSMLFFGDSFSSDDELLTDFVDRLETNKVQVKEPLSFSTQLYSVTSSPPTNQPAASTVANRVDWKGDKEADGKYASAISPRKSSIQSPQSIVLERLRETLLSSDTLPLKNGIDSSTPGPSSQASAVQRSQSMPPQKGQVKAGQASCLKQTDIGVFFGLKPLKAKEKVAESGPDEPGVTSAPGLGDNSGQRRKRKEAPRKSGADAPADSSQGAVAGGDGRAGKARGDAEKRGTRGWRGRRWNRAGTDGDGESPRCPIYKKIPGTKFAVDAFQYGEIQGVAAYFLTHFHSDHYGGLTKKSTLPIYCNRITGNLVKSKLRVAEQYVHVLPMNTKVTVEGITVILLEANHCPGAAMLLFFLPDGQTVLHTGDFRADPSMETYPELLGCRVQTLYLDTTYCSPEYTFPRQQEVINFAANTAFELVTLNPRTLVVCGSYSVGKEKVFLALADVLGSKVCLSRDKYNTMCCLESEQVKESITTDWKAAQVHVLPMMQLSFKKLQDYLARFAGRYDQLVAFKPTGWTFSQQVESVDGIQPQISGNISIYGIPYSEHSSFLEMRRFVQWLRPLKIIPTVNNGSWDSRKAMEQRFSEWLTETRTKI; encoded by the exons ATGTCACAGCAAGACGACTCTGAAAATGACATTTGGGAATACAAACCTCtcgggaagaaaaagaagacacgCGAATCACCCTCAGTGAAAAGAAGACGTGACGTCACTGTCCCAAGAACCACCGGGACCCCCAATTGTGTCCCCGTCACGTCCACTGATGTGAAGGTGAAGACAGCTCGAAGTGGCTATTGTAGAAAGGTTTGCGCAAATAACCCTCGCAGTTTCGGGTCCCATGATGTACCCTCAAAGGCATCTCCTGCTAGTGACACGGCGCAAACAGACAATGCTGCAGAGGGACAGTTCTCTGGAGACTTTTGTCCCGTGTGTCAGATGCCCTTTTCCATTCTGGTGGTACAGACTCAGAGGTGGCACGTTGCGGAATGTCTTGACACCCCGAGGGACACATGCAAAG AATGTCCAAATGGCCTCCAGTGCTTCTCTACCATTCCGAACCATTTTAAGAAATTCAACCACACCCTCCTGGCCCATAGTCGAGCAAACAGCGGCATGTCCCCCCTCGATCCGTCCCAGCGGGCAGAGTCGAGCGGACCGACGCGCCTCGGTTGTCTCCCAGGGGCGATGAGCAACGGCACGGATGGCTCTTTTTTGGAGAGTTCGCTGGATAGTGCCCTCAGTCTTTCTGCCCTATCGACTCGTAGTGTCTCTCCCCACAGCGATCTCGGTGGAACACCTGCGTCTAAACTTGCAAATGGACTTCTGCTGCTGCGCTCACCCGGCCCAGAGGactttaagaaaaagaaaggctGGTCAACCCCCACTAAAAGCCCAAAATCTATCAGTTCTTCCCAAGAAAGTAGAAGAGGACTTTCATCCACTCCCGTAGAGGCACCGCGGGGAATAAAAGCCTGTGAAGGTTTACTCAAAAGTAAATCTTCCCCTGACAACGATGGCGCAATATCATATTCTCCTCTTTCGGAGTTCCCCGGAGAGACTGAAGTCAATGGCAATGACTGTCGAAAAGCACTTTTTAACAAagatacatttgaaaaagaggACGAAAACTCCATGTTGTTTTTCGGCGACAGTTTCTCAAGTGACGATGAGCTTCTTACTGACTTCGTAGATCGTTTGGAAACCAACAAAGTGCAGGTAAAGGAGCCTTTGTCCTTCAGCACCCAGCTGTATTCAGTTACCTCCTCGCCGCCCACTAATCAGCCGGCTGCCTCTACAGTTGCAAACAGAGTTGATTGGAAAGGTGATAAAGAAGCTGATGGGAAATACGCCAGTGCCATCAGTCCACGTAAAAGCAGTATTCAGTCCCCTCAAAGTATTGTTTTAGAGCGCCTGAGAGAAACGCTTTTAAGCTCAGATACCCTGCCTTTAAAAAACGGGATTGACAGCAGTACTCCGGGTCCTTCATCACAAGCCTCCGCTGTCCAAAGATCTCAGTCCATGCCGCCGCAGAAGGGCCAGGTCAAGGCGGGTCAGGCCTCCTGCCTGAAGCAGACGGACATCGGGGTGTTTTTCGGTCTCAAACCCCTCAAGGCGAAGGAGAAAGTGGCTGAGAGTGGACCGGATGAACCCGGCGTCACGTCTGCTCCGGGACTTGGCGACAACTCCGGACAGAGGCGAAAAAGGAAGGAAGCACCCAGGAAAAGTGGAGCCGACGCACCTGCAGACAGTTCACAGGGAGCAGTGGCTGGAGGTGATGGTCGTGCGGGGAAGGCTCGGGGAGATGCGGAGAAACGTGGGaccagaggatggagaggaagaaggtggaACAGGGCGGGCACCGATGGAGACGGGGAGTCCCCACGTTGTCCCATCTACAAGAAGATTCCAG GCACAAAGTTTGCCGTAGATGCCTTTCAGTATGGAGAGATCCAGGGCGTCGCTGCCTACTTCCTGACACATTTCCACTCAGACCACTACGGAGGTCTGACCAAGAAGTCCACTCTTCCCATCTACTGTAACAGA ATAACCGGAAACCTGGTGAAGAGCAAACTGAGGGTGGCAGAGCAGTACGTCCACGTCCTCCCCATGAACACCAAGGTCACCGTCGAGGGAATCACGGTCATCCTGCTGGAAGCCAACCA TTGTCCAGGAGCTGCCATGCTGCTGTTCTTCCTGCCCGATGGACAGACAGTCCTCCACACGGGAGACTTCCGAGCTGATCCCTCAATGGAGACCTACCCTGAACTACTCGGCTGCAGGGTGCAGACGCTCTACCTCGACACCAC cTACTGCAGCCCCGAGTACACCTTCCCCAGACAGCAAGAGGTCATCAACTTTGCGGCCAACACAGCCTTCGAGCTGGTGACGCTCAACCCACGTACACTTGTGGTGTGTGGATCCTACTCCGTGGGAAAGGAGAAGGTCTTTCTGG CCCTGGCAGACGTCCTGGGGTCCAAGGTGTGTCTCTCGAGAGACAAATACAACACCATGTGCTGTCTGGAGTCGGAGCAAGTCAAGGAAAGTATAACCACCGACTGGAAGGCAGCCCAGGTCCATGTGCTTCCCATGATGCAGCTCTCCTTCAAA AAACTGCAGGACTACCTGGCACGCTTCGCGGGGCGATATGATCAGCTGGTGGCCTTCAAGCCCACAGGTTGGACCTTCAGCCAACAGGTGGAGTCGGTGGACGGCATTCAGCCTCAGATCAGTGGCAACATCTCCATCTATG GGATCCCGTACAGTGAGCACAGCAGCTTTCTGGAGATGAGGCGCTTCGTCCAGTGGCTTCGGCCCCTGAAGATCATCCCCACGGTGAACAACGGCAGCTGGGACAGCAGGAAGGCCATGGAGCAGCGCTTCAGCGAGTGGCTCACGGAAACTAGGACTAAAATCTAG
- the nhlrc2 gene encoding NHL repeat-containing protein 2 isoform X1, giving the protein MASQCSLSTLFPIQSELDCALDDATTEQEKEKLVKDYLEKLDEKEDLRIPDFQTGLEWLNTEGPLSLNKELAGKVVLLDFFTYCCINCMHILPDLHRLEKKHSAEDGLVIVGVHSAKFPNEKALDNVRSAVLRYDICHPVVNDSEARLWHDLEVSCWPTLVLLGPRGNLLFSLVGEGHRDKLALFAAGALRHYGERGLLKTHAVGIKLYRDSLPPSVLSFPGKVAVDDVAKRLAIADTGHHRILVVSSAGRLLHVIGGPKSGRRDGNFSDASFSSPQGVAIKGEAVYVADTENHLIRKIDLSEGQVSTLAGVGAQGTDREGGAVGPQQPISSPWDVTLGCAGGGEGNVLWIAMAGTHQIWALFLADGKLPKGSESKAGTCVRWAGSGNEENRNNAYPHKAGFAQPSGLASAPEEPWGCLYVADSESSTIRTLALKDGAVKSLVGGERDPLNLFAFGDVDGKGVDSKLQHPLGVAWAPEQSRLYVADSYNHKIKVVDPKAKQCITLAGTGEAGDTLGPEFNQSRFNEPGGICVGDGGKLLYVADTNNHQVKVLDLFSKTVSLFPISTDCTDSAAPNPSAPTKAPALPKSAARKDMPPVSVSAGQTLVMSLALSLPEGTKLTEGAPSCWALSAEGNEWLLEGRVVTGDIVDLSKPFSVATKIPAVIKDFHSNPSLTLGVWLYYCLETGNACMMKAASFRQPLEIGADRGADEIQVTLVHAF; this is encoded by the exons ATGGCGTCCCAGTGCAGCCTCTCCACCCTATTTCCTATCCAAAGTGAGCTGGATTGCGCCCTTGATGACGCTACGACAgaacaagagaaagaaaagcttgTCAAAGACTATTTGGAAAAACTAGACGAAAAAGAGGATCTGAGGATACCCGATTTCCAGACAG GCTTGGAATGGCTGAACACGGAGggccctctttctctgaacAAGGAGCTAGCTGGTAAAGTGGTGCTGCTGGACTTCTTTACTTACTGCTGCATCAACTGCATGCACATCCTGCCCGACCTGCACCGTCTAGAGAAGAAGCACTCTGCCGAAG ATGGATTGGTTATTGTTGGTGTGCACTCTGCTAAATTCCCAAATGAGAAG GCCCTGGACAATGTTCGCAGCGCCGTGCTCCGCTATGACATCTGCCACCCGGTGGTGAACGACAGCGAGGCGCGCCTCTGGCACGACCTGGAGGTGTCCTGCTGGCCCACACTGGTCCTACTGGGCCCACGTGGCaacctgctcttctccctggtGGGCGAAGGCCACCGCGACAAGCTGGCGCTGTTCGCCGCCGGCGCCCTGCGTCACTACGGGGAGCGGGGCCTCCTGAAGACGCACGCTGTGGGGATCAAGCTGTACCGAGACTCCCTGCCTCCCAGCGTCCTGTCTTTCCCCGGGAAGGTGGCCGTGGACGACGTTGCGAAAAGACTGGCCATAGCAGACACCGGACATCACCGGATTCTGGTGGTTTCCTCAGCTGGACGGCTGTTGCACGTCATAGGAG GGCCAAAAAGTGGACGACGAGATGGCAACTTTTCCGACGCTTCCTTCAGCTCCCCTCAAGGTGTGGCCATTAAAGGGGAAGCTGTGTACGTGGCCGACACCGAAAACCACCTGATCCGTAAG ATTGACCTGTCGGAGGGCCAAGTCAGCACTCTGGCTGGAGTAGGAGCTCAAGGCACGGACAGAGAGGGCGGCGCAGTGGGACCCCAGCAGCCCATCAGCTCGCCCTGGGACGTGACTCTCGGCTGCGCAG GCGGAGGCGAAGGTAACGTGCTGTGGATCGCCATGGCAGGGACCCACCAGATCTGGGCTTTGTTCCTAGCAGATGGCAAACTGCCCAAAGGAAG cGAATCCAAGGCGGGAACGTGCGTGCGATGGGCGGGCAGCGGCAACGAGGAGAACCGGAACAACGCGTACCCCCACAAGGCGGGCTTTGCTCAGCCTTCGGGCCTGGCTTCGGCCCCGGAGGAGCCCTGGGGCTGCCTGTACGTGGCCGATAGCGAGAGCAGCACCATCCGCACGCTGGCACTGAAGGATGGAGCCGTCAAGTCGCTGGTCGGAGGAGAGAGGGACCCACTG AACCTTTTTGCTTTCGGGGATGTAGACGGGAAAGGGGTGGATTCCAAGCTGCAGCATCCTCTCGGTGTCGCCTGGGCTCCGGAACAAAGCCGGCTCTATGTGGCCGACTCCTACAACCACAAG ATAAAAGTGGTCGATCCAAAGGCAAAGCAGTGCATCACATTAGCCGGCACCGGAGAGGCCGGGGATACTCTGGGCCCTGAGTTCAACCAGTCCCGCTTCAACGAACCCGGAGGGATCTGCGTCGGCGACGGCGGGAAGCTTCTCTACGTGGCCGATACCAACAACCACCAAGTGAAGGTTCTGGACCTGTTCTCCAAGACCGTTTCGCTG TTCCCCATTTCCACGGACTGCACAGATTCAGCGGCTCCAAACCCATCGGCTCCGACCAAAGCCCCGGCGCTGCCCAAATCCGCTGCCAGGAAAGACATGCCACCGGTGTCGGTGTCGGCGGGCCAGACCCTCGTCATGTCGCTCGCGCTGTCGCTCCCGGAAGGAACCAAACTCACGGAAGGGGCCCCCAGCTGCTGGGCCCTCTCAGCCGAGG gtAACGAATGGCTCCTGGAAGGTCGGGTGGTTACTGGGGACATTGTGGATCTGTCGAAGCCCTTCTCCGTCGCAACCAAAATCCCGGCTGTTATCAAGGACTTCCACAGCAATCCCAGCCTCACTTTGGGTGTCTGGTTGTACTACTGTCTGGAAACGGGTAATGCTTGTATGATGAAAGCGGCCTCCTTCAGGCAGCCTCTTGAAATAGGTGCCGATCGTGGAGCAGATGAAATCCAAGTGACTCTCGTTCATGCATTCTGA